A window of Cloacibacillus sp. An23 genomic DNA:
GGCATCGGCAGCGCCTTCGAGAGCGCCATCCGCGGCACGGAGTCGCTCAGCGACGCAATGCTCGGCCTCTTGCAGGACATCGGCGCGGTAATTGTCAAAGCGCTCATTATGCGCGCGCTCTTCGGAGGAGAGGGCGGTGGCGGATTACTCGGCGGTCTCTTCGGCGCGATGCACGAGGGCGGCCCTGTCGGCGCGTTCTCGGGCGTCCGCGCGGTAGACCCCGGCGTGTTCGCCAACGCGCCGCGCTATCACTCGGGCGGAGTCGCGGGGCTCGCGCCCAACGAAGTCCCCGCGATACTCGAGGCCGGAGAGGTCGTCATACCGAAGGACGCCCGCCGGCGCGGCGGCGCGGAATCGGGCACGGGCGACACCTACAACATAACGATACAGGCCGTTGACACGCAGAGCTTCGCGAAGATGCTCGAGCGCGGCAAAGGGACGCTCGAAAATCTCATCGTCAACGGCATACAGCGCGGCGGTTCGCTGCGCAGCGCGATAAAGGGGGCGACGTCGTAATGCCTACGCCTGAATTTACATGGGAGCCGGATTACAGCTGGGAGATACAGCACGCGCGGCGCGTCAACATCACGACCTTCGAGAACGGCACGGAACAGCGCGCGGACCGCGGGCCGTCGCCGCGCGAGTGGGCGCTGAAATTTACGAAGCCCAACTCGGTCATAGGCGAGATAGAGGCCTTCTGGAACGCGCGCAAAGGCCCAGTCGAGTCGTTCATATGGACGCCGCCGGGCTCTGCCGAGGCCGTGACAGTGCGTTTCAAGGACGATAACGTTAAAATCTCGCGTTCCGGCCTGCGCCACGGCACCATCGAGCTGACGCTGAGGGAGATACTATGAGCGCGAGCGCGGAATTTAAGGAAGCCGCAGAGCAGGATGTCGTCCGCCCCGTCTATCTGGTGCGCGTGCTTGAAATCCCGCCGGTCAATCCGGCGACGCATGAGACGGATTACCTCTATCTTACCGACGCGAAGACCAACGTCACGTGGTTCGACGAGTTCGGCAATAGTCAGACCTATTACAGCTGCGGCATGACCATCGAAGAGGCGGAGCGCAGCAAAGACCAGACGACGGACCAGTGTCACATCTCGCTCGACAACGTGGACAATCAGTTCACGGCGCTCGCGCAGTATTACAAGCTCAACGGCGTCTACGTCGAGGTGTACCTGGGATTCGAGGATACGCTCGACTCCGACACCGGCGCAACGCTCAAGTTCTGCGGCAAGATACGCAGCATCACGATAGGCCAGACCTCTATAGACGCCGTAGTGTCGCAGGGCTTCGATGCGATGAACAAAGTCCCTCGCCGGATATGCTGGACTTCGCTCTTTCCCTATAT
This region includes:
- a CDS encoding phage tail protein encodes the protein MPTPEFTWEPDYSWEIQHARRVNITTFENGTEQRADRGPSPREWALKFTKPNSVIGEIEAFWNARKGPVESFIWTPPGSAEAVTVRFKDDNVKISRSGLRHGTIELTLREIL